From Candidatus Vondammii sp. HM_W22, one genomic window encodes:
- a CDS encoding sigma-E factor negative regulatory protein, translated as MTDQINEQLSALQDDELSSNQLNHILNRIKDDLELRRAWGSYHFIGDALRGEAVRISADSVAYNVRERLKFEPAIIATSGRKVCGVGCGWDNRWIRPAAGAVLAASVAVMAVFTFPQFSDMEDGVGLQIAATAPERPYLRQTGTRWKNLAKPEVESRLNRYLVDHNGFASQNGMSGVLPYTSFVSYDPNRW; from the coding sequence ATGACTGACCAAATCAATGAGCAACTTTCAGCCTTGCAGGACGATGAACTTTCGTCCAATCAACTCAATCATATTCTGAATCGAATTAAGGATGATTTGGAATTACGCAGAGCCTGGGGCAGTTATCATTTTATTGGTGATGCGCTGCGGGGAGAGGCTGTACGAATTTCGGCAGACAGTGTTGCGTACAATGTACGTGAAAGATTGAAATTTGAACCGGCAATCATTGCAACATCGGGAAGAAAGGTGTGCGGTGTTGGCTGTGGATGGGATAATCGCTGGATTCGCCCGGCAGCAGGTGCCGTACTGGCAGCTTCGGTTGCAGTAATGGCGGTATTTACCTTTCCACAATTCAGCGACATGGAGGATGGGGTCGGGCTTCAAATCGCTGCAACAGCTCCTGAAAGACCCTATCTGCGCCAGACAGGAACACGTTGGAAGAATTTGGCAAAACCGGAAGTGGAATCGAGACTGAATCGTTATTTGGTGGATCATAATGGATTCGCATCGCAAAACGGCATGAGTGGGGTTCTTCCTTATACCTCTTTTGTCAGCTACGACCCGAACCGTTGGTAA
- the rpoE gene encoding RNA polymerase sigma factor RpoE yields MGERQVDQELVERVQRGDKKAFDLLVLKYQQRVANLVSRYIRDPSETLDVAQETFIKAYRALPNFRGDSAFYTWLYSIAINTAKNFLVAQGRRPPGTDIDADTAEQLDVGVRLKEHATPENRLLEAELAETVRQAIDDLPEDLRTAITLRELEGLSYEEIANAMDCPVGTVRSRIFRARAAIDTRLKPLLS; encoded by the coding sequence ATGGGCGAGCGACAAGTAGATCAGGAGTTGGTTGAGCGCGTACAGCGCGGCGACAAAAAGGCTTTCGATCTGTTGGTTCTGAAATACCAGCAGCGTGTGGCTAATTTAGTCTCTCGCTATATAAGAGATCCAAGCGAGACACTTGATGTGGCCCAGGAAACGTTCATAAAAGCGTATCGGGCCCTGCCTAATTTCCGTGGTGATAGTGCATTCTACACTTGGCTCTACAGTATTGCTATCAATACAGCAAAGAATTTTCTCGTTGCCCAGGGGCGTCGGCCTCCCGGCACCGATATTGATGCTGATACTGCAGAACAACTTGATGTTGGTGTTCGACTGAAAGAGCATGCAACGCCGGAAAATCGTCTACTGGAAGCAGAACTTGCGGAGACTGTTCGGCAGGCAATTGATGATCTGCCGGAAGATCTAAGAACAGCGATTACCCTAAGGGAGCTGGAAGGATTAAGCTATGAGGAGATCGCAAACGCTATGGATTGTCCGGTTGGCACCGTAAGATCAAGAATTTTCCGGGCCAGGGCGGCCATTGACACGCGACTAAAGCCGCTATTGTCATGA
- the nadB gene encoding L-aspartate oxidase translates to MARNNPYKHDVLIIGSGAAGLSLALRLPEETQIAVISKRALSEGNTYYAQGGIAAVLDADDSLDAHVEDTLDAGGGLCDEETVRFVVEHGPENIQWLVDEGVGFTKEQASNARHHLTREGGHSHRRVIHAADSTGRVVESTLEQKIRVRKNISLYENHNAIDLILSGDPKPAGNRCLGAYIMDTESGRVDTFQAKLTVLATGGASKVYLYTSNPDVSTGDGIAMAWRAGCRVANMEFIQFHPTCLYHPHAKSFLITEALRGEGGKLLLPDGTRFMPAFDKRAELAPRDIVARAIDHEMKRLGTDCLYLDISHKPAEFIHQHFPTIYSKCKKFGIDITRDPIPVVPAAHYTCGGVISDSRGRTDTSNLYVIGETAYTGLHGANRMASNSLLECLVFAQQAAADIFSRLDSTTTPQEVPPWDESRVTDSDEEVVVSHNWDELRRFMWDYVGIVRSNKRLARARRRINLLSHEIREYYGNFRVTHDLLELRNLVEVAGLIIQSAQNRKESRGLHFITDFPKRDEKFQRRPTILIPDNYNPE, encoded by the coding sequence ATGGCCAGAAATAATCCCTACAAACATGATGTCCTGATTATCGGAAGTGGCGCTGCCGGACTTAGTCTGGCCCTGCGCCTTCCGGAAGAAACACAGATTGCAGTTATCTCCAAGCGGGCATTGTCCGAAGGTAACACCTACTACGCCCAAGGGGGAATTGCAGCCGTACTCGACGCTGATGATTCACTGGATGCCCATGTTGAAGACACACTGGATGCGGGCGGTGGCCTCTGCGACGAGGAGACTGTTCGTTTTGTTGTCGAACATGGCCCGGAAAATATCCAATGGCTGGTGGATGAAGGCGTCGGTTTCACCAAAGAGCAGGCATCCAATGCGCGTCACCACTTGACCCGGGAAGGCGGTCACTCCCACCGCAGAGTGATACATGCTGCAGACTCCACCGGTCGTGTAGTGGAAAGCACCCTGGAGCAGAAGATAAGGGTTAGAAAGAATATTTCGCTGTATGAAAACCATAACGCGATCGATCTGATTTTATCTGGCGATCCAAAACCAGCGGGGAACCGCTGTTTGGGCGCTTACATCATGGATACCGAATCCGGAAGGGTCGATACCTTTCAGGCAAAACTTACTGTGCTTGCAACAGGAGGCGCGAGTAAGGTCTACCTTTATACCAGCAATCCCGACGTCTCCACCGGAGATGGCATTGCCATGGCATGGCGTGCCGGCTGCAGGGTTGCGAATATGGAATTCATCCAATTCCATCCCACTTGTCTTTATCACCCCCACGCAAAATCCTTTCTTATTACAGAAGCGCTGCGTGGCGAGGGGGGTAAGCTATTGCTTCCCGACGGCACTCGCTTTATGCCGGCATTTGATAAGCGCGCGGAACTGGCACCTCGGGATATTGTGGCTAGGGCCATTGACCACGAAATGAAACGGCTGGGAACAGACTGTCTGTATCTGGATATTAGCCACAAGCCGGCTGAATTTATCCATCAGCATTTCCCAACCATCTACTCCAAGTGTAAGAAGTTCGGAATAGATATCACCCGTGACCCTATTCCGGTAGTGCCCGCAGCACACTACACTTGTGGCGGAGTCATATCCGATTCCCGCGGCAGGACGGATACTTCGAATCTATACGTTATTGGTGAAACTGCGTATACAGGCCTTCACGGCGCCAACCGTATGGCAAGCAATTCCCTACTGGAGTGCCTGGTTTTTGCCCAACAGGCGGCGGCGGATATCTTTTCCAGGCTGGACTCCACGACCACTCCGCAGGAGGTGCCGCCATGGGATGAGAGCCGAGTAACCGATTCAGATGAGGAGGTGGTGGTCTCGCATAATTGGGACGAATTGCGTCGCTTTATGTGGGACTATGTCGGTATTGTACGCAGCAACAAACGCTTGGCGCGGGCCAGACGCAGAATCAACCTGTTGAGCCATGAAATACGCGAGTACTACGGCAATTTCAGGGTAACCCATGATCTGCTTGAATTAAGAAACCTAGTCGAAGTTGCTGGACTTATCATTCAATCAGCGCAAAACAGAAAAGAGAGTCGAGGTCTCCATTTTATTACTGACTTTCCAAAACGCGATGAGAAATTCCAGCGAAGACCGACCATATTGATACCAGACAACTATAACCCTGAATAA
- a CDS encoding protein YgfX — translation MSEESDPQLDTSGATILAITRSVMKRSQQPIHLALVPSRYLAVYIILLHGSVLLVLPFISVQSAMVWILAAIVLLSFVFNWHTHLNFKRDRAIQKLERVPDATWILTDRLKTCYQAKLLSGNYVSPWLLVLRFRLSRLGRRTIILLPDSAEDDFLRRLRVQLRYYSGL, via the coding sequence ATGAGCGAAGAATCAGATCCTCAGCTTGATACTTCAGGGGCGACTATCCTAGCCATCACAAGGAGTGTGATGAAAAGATCGCAACAACCAATTCATCTGGCGCTTGTTCCATCACGCTATCTCGCGGTTTACATTATTCTTCTACACGGATCCGTGTTATTGGTGCTGCCGTTTATTTCAGTTCAATCAGCGATGGTTTGGATACTCGCCGCTATTGTTTTGCTGAGTTTTGTCTTCAATTGGCACACTCATCTCAATTTCAAAAGGGACCGGGCAATACAGAAGCTTGAACGAGTGCCGGATGCAACGTGGATTTTGACAGATAGACTGAAAACCTGTTACCAGGCAAAGTTGTTGAGCGGCAATTATGTTTCGCCTTGGTTGCTCGTGCTGAGGTTCAGGCTGAGCAGGCTCGGACGTCGGACCATCATCCTGTTGCCGGATAGTGCAGAGGACGATTTCCTGCGCAGATTGCGGGTGCAACTCAGATATTATTCAGGGTTATAG